Genomic segment of Hoplias malabaricus isolate fHopMal1 chromosome 14, fHopMal1.hap1, whole genome shotgun sequence:
GTTGCTACCTGATTCGCGTCCACTGCCAGATCTGTACCAGGAATATGTGCACATGCACAGCGCAATCTGACCAGGGGACCCGGATTGGGTAGACATTTGCAACTCAAcgatttacagcactgttataCTGCTTACACCCACAGCACAATCCATACCATAGGTGAAGGTCACCCCATGCTGACATGGCTTCCATCCCTACGGTTAGTTCTTCAGTATCAGTATCACTTTGTGTTATTGTGGTAcatataaaagtaaaaatgcaTCAATGACACTCACGTCCTCTGTATCTTTAACCCGTAAGATCTGTTCTCTCAGGTCTTGGAGGTCATTAAATGTGGACTGTGCTGTGATGGAATAGACGAGAGCGAAGCCTTGCCCATTCTTCATATACAAGTCCCTCATTGCCGTGAACTGCTCCTATAGcaccacacaaatacaaaaaaaatacattaatactTCTTTAGTAGTGAATCCAAAAGTCATATATGCCCATATGCACTATTATTTATTCTTAGTGTAAACTACAtctgtatacatatatatatatatatatatatacacacacacacacacacactaatccaATCTGTACTTACTGTGCCTGCTGTGTCAAGAATTTCTAGCATGCATTGTTGGCTGTCCACTTCTActtgctagagagagagagaaacagagagagttaTTAGACAATCCCTAAACAAGATTATATTTGCTTTGCCAAAGTTACTGTTCCCTTTGGTTTGTCTTACCTTCCTATACGAGTCTTCTATTGTGGGGTCATATTTTTCCACAAATATTCCCTGAACAAATTGAACTGTCTGTGGAGGCAAGAGATGTgcaaacacaaatatatcaataactGTATAAATAAACAGCTGACATGCTTGTAATTTGTCAGTGGTGAATAAATCAttgtatgtaaataaatatttgtatgaCTCATGAATGATTTTCTCTTACCAGTGCAGATTTCCCCACACCTCCTGAGCCCAAGACTACAAGCTTATATTCGCGCATGCTGGGGTCTCCCTGTTCTCGCCTCTAGAGCCTGTCAACACACCAGAAAACGACTTCATCATTCATGATTTTGGTAAAATATATCTGCATTACAAAATACTTATATTCTCTCCTCTTGTGGTTATTataccatttaaaataaaaaataaataatacataaaacaccacacacacaaatcaacgGGTAAAACCTATACCGTGGTAAATGCTTGCCAAGTCACCGATAGTAAGAGAAGAATAAATGTTTCAGTGTCAAACCAACATTAGTTCACCAACAAAGTACTGAATCACATTATTCTCAGATTAGTCCAAACACACTTGGCTAAACACAGGCTTCAAATGCATGGGTTAGTTTTGAATTAAGACTTGAGGAAGCGTGTCATTGCAGCtactccaataaaacagttcATTTGATGAGTTTTGCAGCAGATTCCTAGGCAACAACATGACAAAAAACAGAAGAGCTGGGGACGAGAGCATAAACATAAAACTACTCAAACTCTCTCCCTGTACCTCTGAACCAACCATATAAGGACAGCTCACTCACTGCCCTGCTCAAATCATTCCACAACAGTGGCTCACTTTCCAATACATCCATACTTTCTCTTAAATGATGAAGAGCTAAATGTAGCAGTCAGTGAAAGCAGCAGAGCATGATATTGACAGGGAATTCTTAAAAACACCCTGATGTTTTAGGGTAGTAGAGTAAATTTTGCACTGTAGACATATCTACTTTGTGATATGGAAGCGACTTTAGGATATCCAGAGCTGCAGGCATACTACTGTAGGACATTGTTAGTTTAATAAACAACCTGACACATCATACATCATCTTCAcaaaacatttctgtttaaatatGGTCACAACCCATGATACCACATTTCAACTCAGAAATATCTCAATTTTTACACACGTTAATGATTCTCTGTAAGGAACTGCTGAATATCTACACAAACATTGGGAGTTCAATGGAAAATGATTATAAATGCAGCACAAAGACTATATAAGCACAGTGACCGTGAGCTTCTGACTCTGGCACATTAAAATACACCATCAATCCAAATTATAAAGCAAAGTGGCTGAAGGATAAAACGTATCTGGCTTGTAAAATTTAAATAGCATGTATGACATTCGGCCAAGTTAACCCTAATACCCTGATGATGTGTGTATCTACACTGAACTGATCTGCAGCCTGACAAACAGGCAGCTAATTCTACATGACAAATTCAACTATTGGTCAATCTCCCACCAAATATGCCCAAATAAAAGTTACCAGACACTTCTACATACGCAGAGCCCTGGGAGTGCCAactacaccctcacacacacacacacacacacctcattagCATTGCTAATGCACACCCTAGCAAAGACAGAGTGACACGAAGCAAGCATTGTCCTCTTTCGCCAGTTCACAAATAAGGCATTCATATTAGCACAAATCTATGTCAAAAATGTAGGCTCCCACCATACATATACAACAGAATAAGGCCAAGTTACAGTACTGAAATAATGAAATTTGCATTGTATAATTGTATTGTTCACTattgtacatgtttttaaaatatgtagataAGGTTGACCTTTATTCTAAAGTATAAAGCAGGTTTGCAAGCAAGTGTTCACAAAACATAACCAAAATCTAGAGTTACAATTAAACCTAAATGTCATACTAGTTTAAGTAAAGCTGAAATCACTATACTAGCTCCAACCACTGCTTTATTCAACTCTTAGACAGCACCAGGTTGATCAGAGCTATGCAAAGTGCTAACAGGTTAGCATCTCTGTGTGGACGTGTTAGCAGCAGCTCAGCATTAATGCCAGCTGCAGAGATAAGCCAGCTGTGATAGCGGGCAGCAACACACCATTTGGTGAATAGGAGGCTAATCTCACTCTTGCTTACTTCCACTGATAAAAACAGACTAAAGCGGTTGCAAACTGCACTTGTTATGTGGCTTtatctcactcacacagacacacacaaaacttaaGTCCTCACATACTCAATGCTGCCTTGGACAAAACTGGCAATGGACTAGAGAAAGCACAAACATAGCACAGAGGAAGCTCATGGAAaatgttcttggcttcagatacaaaagaagaagaaaaaagtcaAGTTCCACTTCACGTGTAATTTCTCCTCCCATTTTCAAATCCATTACAATCTTTTTTTCCTGTGTACTATATCCACCTTTAAGTTTCCACAAGGTATAGTACAAAAAGGCAATGCTGCCTTCAGAAAATAATAAGCTACATTGAACTGCAGCATATGAAATTATCCAAAATACTTTGAAAATTACTTGATTTATTACAATGGAATACTTTATTGCAAATATTTTTAAGAATAAATCAGCACAACTTATAAACTATGTATACTCAGGAATCAGTGGAAGTGTTCTGTTCACAAAAATCTAAAGAGaaaaggtttttaaaatgtctcCTAAAAATGTTCACTATGCCATAGAGTCTGGCCTTAGTAACAAGGAATGATACTGTACAGGACAGCTCAGCAACTTTGAGACTTGCACTACTATAACTGATATTTCAGCCTCAATGCAGACTCTATTGTGCTCTCAGCCAACTCATACTTCTGTGTCCCAGAGCCCTGACAACGCCCTACACAACAGCCTGTGTGTGTAGTGAAACtctaaagacacacacacacacacacaaacacacagctgcaAATGACAACTCCCTCCTTCAGCTGTTCAGAAAAAGCAAGTTGGGTTCTTCCATTAAAACAGGTAACAGAGAAAGCCATGAACAGAAACACTAACATAAACAATGGTCTTCTTACGACATACATAAATATTGTATATCAACAGACACGTCTGTTGAAAGTATGAAGTCAAATGCGGAtcactttcatttttatttttattcccttcaaatttctttaaaatatttagttaCTGAAATGGCCATTTCATTCTGTAATTAATAATTGACACCAAACGGAAAGctgtatatttaattatttatttcatgtatTTAGTTGTATTGATAGAATATCTGGTTAGCTTTAGCTGAGGCAAATATGAAGAGtacactttttaaattttattttgactCTAGAAGCTTGGCTGTGAAACACCACCACAGTTTGAGAGACAACCATTTGATCAATACTGTCAGAGCTATAAACATTTTGAAGCATTCCctttgctgtgttttgtttacagtcttGCCTTAAGCCCTCATTGTAAATTCCGCTGTGGTCAAGAACGCAAATCAAGCAAAGGTAGTTTAGCTAATAGACCAACTGGACTCTCCATCTGCCCAGTGGAAAATTTCTGAAACACCAAATGCtgatacaactgaaaatagACTATTATCATAAAAAGGAAGGGAAAAAGCCTTCACTAAACACAAagcaattttaaaattaaacaaagtcAGCATTTTCAATTTTGATCCtactctttcactttctccctctcccttcacCCAGTGTCTAAAGTGCCAATAGCCAAATAATCCCAGTTCCAGAAATGGGCTGGACATTAAttcaatatcacaatataaaatgtttcaataaaataaaatgtttcagtatacattatttacagcacctGTCACTGACTGGTGTTAACTACAGGGCACTGTCGtcatttcagtgcactcaacttaatatttagttaaaaaaaatatattaatatattaatattgacaaagccaataggttttttgtttgatgatgttctcatgtttcttgtttgttcttgcaAGTTTTTCAGAGGATGtttatatcgatatcggaattatataaTATCAACCAGAATTAAGgcatatattgtgatatatattttggccATATTATCCAGCCCTAGCCAGAATGTTTCTCTCTAAAAAATGTAAGTAGTTGACAAGAAGCACAGATCATCCCAAATGTAAAATGATGTTTTCTCCATTACTACTTAAAGATCATTAACCTTCTATAGTGTTCTATAGAGCACTTTTATCATTAAAACAAACTCAAATGAGTAAACAGTATATTATAGCGTGAGAGGTGTGAGTCACAGGGCGTTATGTGGCTGCTGAATTACACTCCCAGTGATGACACGGCAGTCTCAATTACACTAGCCTTCTTGGTTTCCAGCAGTCAAAAACAGAAGCACAAATGGATGAATTTTTAGTTTTTAGCtagtgtaaaatgtttttattcaaagATCCTCATCGGCACATTAACAATAATTAACACCCGTAAAAACAAATTTactagactgtgtgtgtgtgtgtgtaaccaaAATCCAGAATTAAATGAACCTCTCAAACTAGCAAAGGCTGCTAAGCAAGAACAAAGATGTCAGCTGTCCACATTTGATTTAAGTTAGGCAAGTCACAAAtgatttgagaaaaaaaaaaaaaaaaagagagaaaaaaaatgtacttaTTTATTAACTACCTAAAACTCCTAATAATAACAGCATCATGAAGAAAGTCCTCCCACAGACCTTTAAAGGTGCTGGCAGCTACCCTGAAATTTAAAGTGCTTTAACTTATACTCCAAAAGTCCATTTTTACAAGTCCATATCAATGCTGTCCAAAGTAAATGCAAAACAATAGCCCTGCAGTGCATGCAGGTGCATCATCTGAGAATTATTCCGAAATCACAGCCTGACCAATTGGGACCAGTTATTGGCAGGGGTAAGCTGATAAATTAGACAAGGTCATTCAGACAACTAAACAGCTTTACACAAGCCTACACATCCAGGCATATGCCAACAAACTTGAGAAATACCAATATATTCAAACAAATTTTAAAGTCAGCGGTGGTTCCCCTTGTATGTCAGCACTAATCAGATTACATAAGTACACAACATGAAGGAAAATCCCTTCCCATCAAGCCTGAGTCCTGTTTAttcaataaaacacattttcttctAGTGAGAGGACACAGCAACTAGCCTAGCATTTGAGAGTAAAATGGAATTTGTGAATAAGAGACAGGCTGACCGGCTCGCCTTCTTGTGTAACCAATACACAGTATGGAATGCCAGTGAGAATGGTATTCCTAAGAGCTGTTGTGTGTTCaaggtttttattaaaaatcacTAACCACCAATTCTAAAAACAAGAGCCAATACTGTAAAGTTTTGCATTAATTTTATTCTTCAGAATACCATGCCTAATGTTGCATGAAGATTAACAATACATGCTTGATACtttctaataaataataaacaaaagtgTGTCATGAATCAGGAATGAATATAATTGCTGAAAGGGCGTATGTTTACTGACCAAGAGTCTGTGGGCTAGAACTACAAATAGAAACACTGACGGGTAAACATAATTAAGTAAGGCCATCACAAGCTAAGTATCATATTTAATGTCTCACTAGCGCTGATATGACCACTAATGTTGATACTGAATTTTGGTATTAAAAAGGACATTCAAAACTTAATGACAATTTGGATTGTATATAGAATACAAGTTTGCCGGCAAGTTGACAATGTAAGGATGATGAATTTCAGTACTTGGCCTTACCACAAACATAATAgcaaaacacataaaatattatttttagaatTCAACAACTATTGATTCTATAAAAACCAGACTAAACTGGTTCAAAATTTATGTTGTTTACACCTAAATGTTTATGGCCAGTTGAAGTTCAGATTTCACCTGACTGCATGaaccacacacaaaatacactgATTGGACTATGATGAAAGTACACTCATATGTGGTTAAAGATGGATCCTGACCACAAGCAACATGTGTAAACACAGGGGATTCACTTTAGTAAAATACATAAATGGTGCCAGGTCAAAATACTGAGATATGACCCAGACCCACAACAAATGTTGAAGCAAGGTGTTTAAAAGAATTTAATTATGTTCAGACCCATTGgaaatattagaaataaaaGATAGCACCTCTTGTCAGTGTTATGTTCAAGGTGGATTCAAGTACaatctttgaaaaaaaaaaaaaaatgtacacacttACAGTTGGCAACATGCAAAACAAGTTCAGCacatacactttaaaataagggaCCAGCGCCGCttcaaaataaagacaaaaagaaGCTAATAATAttcaacaaataataataaatcatataatataatacaattattatataattatattactattattatgttatataattataataataaaattaatgaatattctTCAGTCTTAAAATGGAAAGGGCAAATTTCTTACATTGAAACAATCACGAATTTGGACAATAACATCAATAATGATGGCAACTGCTCCAGGCCTGTGCACTGTACAACACTAACGAAACTCATGTTTAAGCCAGAGCTATGTGCAGTTTCAGCAATGGTCCACTGGAATGAGCAAATCTTGGCACAAGTTTTTTGGCACAAAAAACTGGTATTGTTCTTCCAGAGCTACTTAATTTTGAAGTGTATAACCAAAATCTAGCCAACTTACAATTCCAGAACTGGCATCAAAATCAAGGAGTAACAAATGATAACTATTAAACTGTAAAGTGACATTAGacacaaacagattttaaagacAGTGTGAAAAGAatctgtgtgagactgtgtgtggaAGTCCTCGAAAAACAAAATCTAACATACTTATGTTCTAGACATTCTAGTGTGTCACTAAacaattacattaaattacacCCAGCTAAAAAAAGCTCACAATTTTAAGGACTAATATAAGCCATCTAAAGGAATGCCACAGAAAAGTACTCAGGTATGTACTGAATCAATTCATCGGTCAACTGTGTTAACAGTAATCATCAGACCTAACTGTAACATTTCTGTAACAGTCACTGGATACATTCTCAATGAACTTGCAAATATGGATGAAACTTCACTTCAGCATGAAGAAAACAAGACCAAAAAGACTGCAAATATTACAGCGTTGATGAAAGATCTGTCCCGCTTCTACCAATTATGAACagttatgaaataaaaacagatcagAAGCAGAAGTAAGAAGAAACTGAAAACTTTCAAATATACAGATCCATGAAGGTTAGATATGTCGAGTGAGGGTATTTCGGAAAGCAGAATTTCTTAGTACAGCCAAGTAACTTAAGCCTCAGGTCAAATTTGATCACTAGGCAAAGAGCTGAGGGACATCTGGGGTTTCCTCAATGCTGGGTTTATGTTGTCAAGCTAAGGTACAGATCCTTCTTTGTGGAACAGACCTAGTATTTTTGATATTCTTCATTCAGAAGATGTTAAAGCTGCGAAAACCATGCAAGAAAACAAAATCTACTGATGCCTGAACTTGTTGATGATGGATTTTGAGAGTTCAccaaaaagtaaacaaaacaaatctttTAACAAAACAAGGTAGACCTCTTTCTTAAAGCctagataacaaaacagagttCTTATCTTGGACATAAGATGAGATAAACAATTTCAGTGGAAAAGCGATAGTGGTAAAACTGATGGTAAATAAGGACCGAAAGCAACATGATGGATTTAGAAAAATCGGAAGACTGAAGACTCAGAcagggaggaaactggagaaacTGTCCATATGGCCATTAGGGTCGGAATCAGTTTTAAGACATTAATACTAACAGTAAAACTAACCAATGGTATGCTAGATTAGACGGATTGTGTGAGAGGTGATAGCAAACTGCCCACTATAAAAGCTTATGTTTAAACTTAAGCTAATCTGATAAACTGGCCAATTGGCTCCAGACAAATATGGAGCAGGGCGCTTGAGCTAACACCCAGATCAACACGGTCAGCCGCGAACTTAGCTAGCCACTTAGCTATTACTAGCTTAGCCAAGTCGCACAGCAACACCCTGCTGGCTAACTTCAGGTTTACTCACTTTCCAGAGATGTGTGTGCCAACAACAGACATACGTGTCTGTTTAGATCAGAAGACACTTAATATATGCCCAAAAGAATGCAGTAAATATTTAGCGGTTTCTAATTTTGACGCCGCCATATTCCAGCTTCCGTTAGCTTAGCTCGTTAAAGCTAACGGATCTTTATAAACATTAGTGTTCAGTGTACATAACTTCGATATCCTCCCGCCGGCGAGATTCACACTGGCCTCTTTTTCTATTTCCCCGTCCCACCTTAAACTGCCCAGTTGTTATATAACTATAGCGCCCTGGACTTTGTGCTTGTTCGACACTAAACCACTTTCCAGTCTACCTTAAAAACTGCACCACCTAACCTGTatttactgcaccatttaaggtggaatggaaaatccGACTAAACAGTCAACTTCAGCTTCATTTCCGCCGGCCTGGGCTTCAGTAGAATTCCCCTGGTTTTGTTTTCTAAAGCCGTCCGTATCCCCTCCAATATTGTCCGATACAATTCTGTATTCCACCGTGACCGTGCGGTAGATACGAGCAGGTTTGATGAGCGAGAGTGACCTGAAGAAGTTGTGTGAGTTACTCACCGTGTCTCGTCCACTGGCGCTGAGAGCAGCTCCTGGCTCGCCACTGAAAAACGTCATTCTCCTGCTTCCCACTGCGTCCTTAAAAGGGCAACGGCGCTCACACTGGgcagaacacgagaacacaagcTCGGCTCGTGTCAGTAGAACAGGAGCGAGGAGAATACAGACTCCAGACTTCACTATTGATACACGCAGCCAGAGCAGCAGATGTGAGACTGGGAAACGTGGCTTAAACTGTATACATGAAGTCCTCTGATTTTCTGAGATATCCAATATAGCGCTGAACAGACAAGTCTGTAAACTTTGGGTGGTTAAATATTTTGACAAAGGCCAAGGGCCTACAAGACAAACCACAAATAATCGGTTGTtttatactgtaaatatatttttgaattacatttctttaatgttatttcgtgttaCGTGTGTTATGAACAAACTTCATTATTAAAGTTCTAGCATCTATGGGATTTGCTATGCTACTACATACTCTGCATACAGATTCATGACTTCTGGATCactgatcactggattaggaacacctaccttgtatttacattcat
This window contains:
- the rap1aa gene encoding RAP1A, member of RAS oncogene family a; translation: MREYKLVVLGSGGVGKSALTVQFVQGIFVEKYDPTIEDSYRKQVEVDSQQCMLEILDTAGTEQFTAMRDLYMKNGQGFALVYSITAQSTFNDLQDLREQILRVKDTEDVPMILVGNKCDLEDERVVGKEQGQNLARQWNNCAFLESSAKSKINVNEIFYDLVRQINRKTPVEKKKTKKKSNCTLL